The [Eubacterium] eligens ATCC 27750 genome segment TGCCATCAACATATTTCACATAAGGATTATAAAGCGTGTTAATGTCAACCGCCAGCCCTAACGCATGCTTTGACAGCTTCGTTGAATAGGAAATGTATCTAAAATTAAACGCTGAAGAATTATTATCCCTCATCGACTTCTCGTCATCAGCATCATATTCATCAATAAGTCTGATTTTTTCAATCTCATAGCCAGCCTCGTAAAGCTGCTTAAATATATCAAGCACATCATCAGCAATCAGCCTGTTCACAACCAGCTCACCTATGTGCGTTTTCCCATCAAATCCGACATGCAAAACTTTAAGATACCGCAAATCTTCTCTTGGCACGGTGCAGTTGTCCTTAAATGATTTCCCCTGCATCTTTGCAAATATGTCGTCTGGAATTGGTGATATGGTAAATGGTTGGGTGTTCATTTGTGTGCTCCTTTTTCATATGGATATATTAATTTATGGTCTATATTATAGAAAATGTCAAGGTCATAAACTTTAAACATATTATTTTTGTTATTTTAAATCAATTCGTATTTTGCACATAATTTTTATTACAATATTATTAATTTTACATATATACAATAAGTTGCATTATGTTTATATTATATAAAAATAAAAGGAGATTAAAAAAATGAATAAAATTACTCGAGTCATTGATTTTCAAAAAATGTACAAATTAAAAACACCTGCATCAAGATATTCTGAATTGAGTGTGTCTATTTCAGAAAAAGGTATGCTTACTATAAGTTCATCTCTTTTTAACAAGATGGAAAAATTTGATAACAAAGTTATAGCGGATTTTTATTTAACATCTGATATGAAAACTCTTGCTATAAAATCCTCTGCTAATGCAAACTTTAAATTCCCTAAAAGCAGACGTCTTCAATGTAATGAATTATTGTACCTACTTGATAGAAATGGTTTTTCTACTCCAGTTAAATATATTGTTGACTGGAATGATGCTAATAATTGTTTCACTGGTTCTCTTGCAACATTATAAAGCACGACACTGGAGGCGCATGAATATGCTCATACAATTAAGCACTTGGGAAATTTCAAATATTTCGAATTTAATCAATAGTATTTATGAAACTTATGATTGTAATCTTGATAAATCATCCTGTTTAACTATCGGATGGATTTCATATTTAGAATGTAGAAATTTATATCCGTATAGTCTATTTTCAGACGACTTCATACAATATGTTTCTGAAAAAATATCGGCTTCTTTTTCAAATTTAAGAAAAGATAGAAGTAACAGAATACGAATCACAAGTAAGTGCTCTCTTTATTCAACATTCAACGAAAATGGCGAAGAACTTATTAATTTCTTGCCTGGCAATAACGGTTGCTTTGAAAACTCAGTTTCACTATGGGATTACGCAGAGCGCTTGGGTAACTTAAAATACAAAATATTAAAATTAATGTACCATAAAGAATCTGATCTAGAAATAATCGAAACATTACATTTATGTCCTGATGATTATTTCGTTATAAAGGAACAACTAAAAGAGGATTTTCTCAACTACATAAACATTTAAATTGGGAGATAACTTATGAAAAAAACTTCAACAAATAATAATTCATTCTCAGAAAAACATCC includes the following:
- a CDS encoding M15 family metallopeptidase gives rise to the protein MNTQPFTISPIPDDIFAKMQGKSFKDNCTVPREDLRYLKVLHVGFDGKTHIGELVVNRLIADDVLDIFKQLYEAGYEIEKIRLIDEYDADDEKSMRDNNSSAFNFRYISYSTKLSKHALGLAVDINTLYNPYVKYVDGRRNVEPANAEKYTDRSIEFPHKIDHDDLCYKVFAEHGFEWGGDWEHAKDYQHFEMPDEWIEKSSCRKM